The genomic interval GTCTCAATTCCAAGTTGTTGCCTTGCATCGTCCTCAAAATTGGCAGCGATCGCTTAGGGCTGCTAGTAGATTCTCTTCTAGATGAACAAGATGTTGTCCTCAAACCTCAAAGCAAGCTGCTAAAGCGAGTGCGGAATGTTTCCGGAGCTACAATTTTGGGTACTGGGGAAGTCTGCATGGTGCTCAACCCCCATGACCTGATCAAATCAGTACGTCAGCGGGCTAACACGTTGGCTCCAAAAGTCTTCGCAGAAGCGCAAGCACCCAAGCAAACCGTACTGCTAGTTGAGGATTCCATCACCATTCGGACACAGGAAAAGCGGATCTTAGAGAGTGCGGGTTATGAAGTCGTGACCGCCGTAGATGGCTTAGATGGCTTTAATAAACTCAGAACTCGTGAGTTTGACGCCGTAGTTTCAGATATACAGATGCCTAATTTGGATGGCTTAGGGCTAACTGCTAAGATTCGTCAACACAAAGAATATAGCGAATTACCCATTATTTTGGTAACGTCTTTAGCGACCGATGATGACAAACGCCGAGGAGCTGAAGCGGGCGCTAACGCCTACATTGCCAAAGGTACTTTTGACCAGAAGGTGTTATTAGACACCTTAAGGAGACTTGTATAAATGCCATCTTTGCCAATTCGGGTTTTTCTAGTAGAAGACTCCCCAGTATCTCTGGTGATCCTGCAACGGATGCTAGCTTCTACCCCAGACATCCAAGTGGTTGGAACCGCCCGGAATGGTATTGAAGCCTTAGAGTTAATTCCGCAAGCGGAACCGACTGTTATTTGTACAGATTTCTATATGCCAGGAATGGATGGGCTAGAGTTTACCAAGCACATCATGGCAGAGTATCCTCGACCCATCTTAGTGATTAGTGCTTCTGTCCAACCTAACAACACGCATAATATCTTTCAATTGCTAGAAGCGGGAGCGGTTGATGTCTTCCCAAAGCCTGGTGCAGGTTTGGCTGCTGATTACGAGCTGGTCAAACAGGAATTAATCAGTAAGATCAGAGTCCTATCTGGTGTGACTGTCTTTACAAAGCGTCGCTTGCCTGATCACCACACTCTACCATTAGGCAATACGCCCTGTTCTACTCGCCCAGTTTCTCCAGGGACGAGTACAAGAATGATGCGGGCACTAGTCATTGGAGCATCGACGGGCGGGCCTCAGGCACTGCAAGCAATCTTGACCCATCTTCCTGCCAACCTGCCGTTTCCAGTCCTCTGTGTGCAGCATATCAGCGAAGGATTTTTGCAAGGATTGGTCAACTGGCTAAAAACGGAGTGTCGCTTAAATATCAAAATTGCTCAGGCAGGCGAAGTGCCTCTCCCTGGAACAGTTTATTTTGCGCCAGAGCGGGTTCATTTAGAGCTAGATAGCCAAGGGAAGTTTTACTGTGCTGCTTCGGCATTGGTAGACGGTCATCGTCCTTCGGTGACAGTGACGTTCAACTCCGTGGCTAAGTTTTACGGAAAAGCCGCGATCGCTACCTTACTGACTGGAATGGGGCGAGATGGCGCAGATGGCATGCGAGCGATCGCCCAAGCTGGGGGTACGACCATTGCCCAGGATGAGAAGAGCAGCATCGTCTTCGGTATGCCGAGGGAGGCGATCGCGCTGGGAGTGGTGCAACATGTCCTTCCCGTCACCGACATTGCCAATTTTATTGTGAATAAGATTTTGCTAAAAAAGTAATCATCCTATTGCTAGGAGTGGCTTGAGACACCTTCAGTCGTGATCAACCTCACTGCATAAACAGCCAAAATAGATCATAAACAGGGGA from Trichocoleus desertorum ATA4-8-CV12 carries:
- the cheB gene encoding chemotaxis-specific protein-glutamate methyltransferase CheB, with the translated sequence MPSLPIRVFLVEDSPVSLVILQRMLASTPDIQVVGTARNGIEALELIPQAEPTVICTDFYMPGMDGLEFTKHIMAEYPRPILVISASVQPNNTHNIFQLLEAGAVDVFPKPGAGLAADYELVKQELISKIRVLSGVTVFTKRRLPDHHTLPLGNTPCSTRPVSPGTSTRMMRALVIGASTGGPQALQAILTHLPANLPFPVLCVQHISEGFLQGLVNWLKTECRLNIKIAQAGEVPLPGTVYFAPERVHLELDSQGKFYCAASALVDGHRPSVTVTFNSVAKFYGKAAIATLLTGMGRDGADGMRAIAQAGGTTIAQDEKSSIVFGMPREAIALGVVQHVLPVTDIANFIVNKILLKK